The genomic window GTTAGACATCAGATAAATTTATATATTTATAAATATTATCACACCTACAAAATATTTCAAGACCCCAAAATGGAATTTTGCTTAGCAAAATTCCATTCTTACTTTTTTATTTATCCAATTTCTACCCATATTAATACTAATTAATTTTTAATATAAATAGCTTTTAATGCTGAAACCAAAGCATTCGTACACTTTTCAATATCATCATCACTAGACTTATCATTTCCAATTTCAATAAGTAGAGAATGATTTGATAAATCTTGATTAAAATATAAGTTTCCTTTTTTATATTCAAATATTTCTACAAGTAAACTAATAAATAGTTTTCTCATCTTCAAATAAAATTTTTAACTTTATCTGAATTTTTTAAATACTTCTATAAAATCATGGTGTTCTATTTAATCATCACTATGAAAAATGATTCACAAAATTATTGAAATACTTTTAATTATCGTATATTATAGTAAATTCTTGAAATAGACCTCGGCTGAACAACTAAATTTTCAAATACTAAATGCAAATTTTACCTAATGCCTACAATTCTAAAATCTTGTTTATGAAATCACTGCCTTAAAATTTCATTTTACCTTTGAAACTCCTTCCAATATACATTTTTAACTATATTACTTATAAAAAACTAAGGCAAAGGTTTAATGGATAACTACATATATCCTAGAAAATCCTCTTTCTCTGCCGTTATTCATTACGTCGCAACATTATTCTTTTATTACTTTAATTTCTATCCAAAATTTTATCACTTGAGATATCATAATTCTTTTAACTTTAATCTGATATTCCTTTCCATCTATCTTCATAATTCTTTTATCTATAACTTCTACTAACATCTCTCCATCAACATTTTTAACTTCTTTTCCTAGCATACATTTGAATTTATTCTTAATATGCTTTTCTAAAGTAATTTTAACTATATCATCCTCTGTTTTATCATCTTCATATTTAATTTCTACCTGAATATCATTTACTATTATTTTCTTATTATTTATATTTTGCTGTAATTTTTCTAACCTAGTGTCCTTTTCTTCTATAACTTTTCTTAAACTTTTAATCTCCTTTATATAACTATCTATTCTATAGCTAACTAAAATATTTATAACTATTGCACCTATCATAGCCCCTATTAAAACTCCAAGAATAAAAAACAAAGAGTACTTATGCTTATTTCTCATCTTATCCATATGTCCCCACACTTTTGGATCAATTTAATAACCCTAACACCTAAATTTGCCCCTATTAGTGAAGCTAATATGTATATTATCTGTTTTAAAAGAGAGGTTATTTGACCTCTAAAAAGCCCTTCTTCTATTAATTGAAATGATGAGAATGTCCCCCCTAATGCTGTTGCTACTGCCCATATTTTTATGGAACTTGCTAAATCTATCATAGTTTTAAGTGGAGGATGATTATTTATTAATGCTCCTATCCCTCCAAAAAAGCTTCCTCCCAATATAACTCCAAAAGCAACTAAAAAACTATATATACTACTTGATATAAAATTAGACACTAACTTCACCTCTTTGTATTAATAAGTTTATCAATAATCATACCACCACTTATCTCTCCATTTATGATTGAAGTATTAATTCTGGTAGTGAGTGATTAGATAAAAATTCCTTTATACAAATTATGATATTAGTGTCCTCATTATTCTTAAATTACAAGCAATTGCACAATCTAGAACAAAACCAAAATAGTAACTTATATTTAAAATTTTGGTTTTGATAGGTAATCTATTTTAATATATAATTAAAAAAACTACTTTTAATTATATAAAATATCTAATTAGAATATATATCTGAAAATTCTATTTTAATCCGTTCTACTTTGTTAGATGATAAATAGCTATCTTTATTACTATCCTCTTCTTTTTCCTTAACTTGTACATTGGGTAGTTCTATTATAAACTCAGTTCCCTTTCCACATTCGCTTAAAAGGCTAATTTTACCTCCATGCATCTCAACAAGGGACTTAACTATAGATAGACCTATACCACTTCCTTCTCTATTTCTGGACAATGATTTGTCCACTTGAATAAACCTATCAAAAATTGTATTTTGTTTTTCTTTAGGTATACCAATACCATCATCCTTTACAGAAATCATTATTTTATTTCCTTTGTCGTACATATTTACTTGTATATTTCCTCCCTTTTCTGTAAACTTTAAGGCATTAGATAAAAGATTAAGCATTATCCTCTCTATTTTATCTGGATCACATGCTATTACCTTTTCTTCTACATCAGTATCAAAGACTAAATTTATTCCATTATTTTCTATATATTCTGCTACAGATAAAGTTATAGTTTCAACAATGTCAACAATATTTCTGTTTTTTAAACTCACTTGAAAATACCCTGCATCTATTTTTGTAATATCAATCAAATTGTTTATTAATCTAACAAGTCTATAACAATTTTGCTTCATAGTACCCATATATTTTTCAATCTTATCGCTGTTCTGCATAGGCATGTTATTCTTTATCAATAATTCAAGCATTTGCTGTCCTCCAAAAATAACATTAAGTGGAGTCCTTAATTCATGAGATATATTAGCAAAAAATTCTGTTCTTAATTCTTCATATCTCATAGTTTCATTCAAGGACTTTGTCCTTTCTTCAACCTTTCTTTCAAGCTGTTCATTAAATTCCTTTATAGTTTTATACATATATGCATTATCTATAGATATAGCTGCTTGAGAAGATAACATATTTACAATATTTAATCTTTGTTTAGTAAATACATCTGTGGAAAAATTATTTTCTAAATATATAATTCCTATAAACTTACCTTTATTCATTATTGGAGAACATAAAACTGATTTTATATTATTTTTTAATATATATGAGTCATGCATAAACATATTATGCTTAGACGCATCTTCTAAAACCACGTTCTTCTTAGTTCTTGCAACATAGTTAATTACTAACTTAGGTATATTACTAAAAATGTCTATATTAACATGTTTTGATACCATAGAGTAAATCTTATTAATATCTCCTTCTATTTCAATAAATAAATCATTTTCTCTTCTTAAAATCAGACATCCTCTTTGAGCACCTACATTTTGAATTAATATTTTCATTAATTTTTCCAAAAGTTCTTCAAGGACTATTTCCCCGGAAATAGCTTGAGAAGCTTTTACTATAGATAAAAAGTCTATCTTCTCATTATCTATTTCAGCAGCAGTACAAGCGATTCTATCTTCAACAATATTATTTAAAGATACTTTATCTTTATGTTTTTCATCATCATCTAAAAAAGCATTAGGGCATTTTTCTCTTAATTGTTTTAGCTTTTCAGTTGACCCCCATTTCTCATAGCACTTATATGCTTGAATAATATATACTTCAAATAATTTTTCATCACCCATACTCTTGTAAAGCTCACCAAGCTTCTCACAAATAATGCCTATATTTAGGAACGATTCGTTTTTAGCTGCACTTCTCATAGACTTATAAAAAAACTGTTCCGCATCTGAATAGTTATGATTTATTGAATAAATCTGAGCTTTAATTAATAGATAATAGCTTTTATAATCTAATGGAGAAACATCAGACCATTTTTTTATTTTTTGTAAATTTGAATTAATCTTTTTCCAAAATTTTTTCTTCTGACCTTTATTAACTTCTTTGCATAACTCAATCATAGATAAAGTACTATAAATACATCCTAACCCCTCAATAAAACTTCCTTTATAAAATTCTAACTCTCCTTCAACATTCTTCAAAAGAGTCTTAGTTTCTTTTACGTTATCATAAAAATAATTTATAAATAACTTATAAGTATAATAACCTCCTGTTCCAGTTAATGAACTTATATACATAGATTGCATGTCTTCATTATAATCACCACTTATTAAACTATACCTATTAGTTGTTTTGCTTGTTAGATTGTCCAATAATTGATTTATCGTAACTATTCCATGCCCTATATGATTAAATTTTATGTTTTGACTTAGTTTTATATATTGTTCACAGCTACTTTTCACCTTATCTAAAGGGTCTCCTCTTAAAAATAAAAACCCAATAAGTGAATTTAGTAAATGAATAACTTGGATCATCTCTCCTGAATTTAAAAGATTTTTATAACTTTTTTTCATACACTGAATACTTAAATCTATTCCCTCTCCCCAAGGAGCAACAAACATTGAAAATCTAGCTTCTGCCTTATAAAAATCAACATTCTTAGCATTTTCATAAATCTCCAAAGCTCTTTTACCAAACTTATATGCTTTTTCATAATCTTCAAAATATAAATCAATTAAAATAGCATAATCTATATATGCCCTTATGTCACTCTCATATGCTCCATATTTTAAAATTAAATTAATTTCTTTTAAGGTTATTAAGTAAAATAGATTTTTGTCAAAAATCATAGCTGGACACTTTAAGTGCATAAATATTTCTTTTATTTGTTTTTTTTCGTCATTTATATTATCTTTTTTGTTAAATATTCTTTCATCTTTTCCTCTTGAACTTATTTTTATTTTTATAAATTCTAAATTTACATGTTTTTTACTAGGATGTATAGGAATATCTATATTATATAGATTCAGGGCAAATATCCCATTTTCTATAGCTTGTTTATATTTTCCACAGTAAGAATATAAAGTAATTCTCATATCATATATGGTTGCCTTATCTTTTTTTGTCTTTGCATTATCTAAAATAGTGTTAAAAAGTTTTTCTCCTATTTTAAAATCTCCATTAAGACATTGATATTTAGCAAATGTTAACCACACTTCATATGTTAAATCATAATGAGTTTCCCAACTTTCATCCTTTAATAAATTAGAGCTTATTTTTAAATATTTTAATGCTAAACTATAAGCCCCTGAAGCATATGCTTTTTTACCTGCAACTAAATTAAGTTTTACTAAATCATATATTTTATTTTCACATT from Clostridium sp. MB40-C1 includes these protein-coding regions:
- a CDS encoding stage II sporulation protein P — its product is MRKLFISLLVEIFEYKKGNLYFNQDLSNHSLLIEIGNDKSSDDDIEKCTNALVSALKAIYIKN
- a CDS encoding YtrH family sporulation protein, with translation MSNFISSSIYSFLVAFGVILGGSFFGGIGALINNHPPLKTMIDLASSIKIWAVATALGGTFSSFQLIEEGLFRGQITSLLKQIIYILASLIGANLGVRVIKLIQKCGDIWIR
- a CDS encoding AAA family ATPase — translated: MYLPEHKDRDSLNEFIASKKPMDIETFLQIAINITQIIGEFHKNNIIYKYINPHNIIIDVDTKEVKFLDTKDISINRSENLPYMSPEQTGRMGKKIDFRTDFYSLGVTFYEMLTGRLPVQGKNEIELTYSHIAKEPIYPNVINEEIPYVISHIVMKLLSKDPEDRYKNCFGIRNDLLKCMVDLEEKGFIDNFPLGKKDIDDKFSFSEKIYGRDKELNEILRVYEGIKKGQNSCVLISGGAGIGKSTLMKEVKRNVVDEGGIFISGKCMQYDNSNPYSPIIQVATKLVRHILVKGEEEIREIKDEILSIIGNNGQIIVDFIPELEYIIGKQSQSPTYGNLEFENSFNEILLRLVNILLKKDYHIVFFLDDLQWIDSASLKFMKMFIKYIINKRILLICAYRESEDIYKNYPIINLSKELEHSRYGITYITMKPLGTREVNDLICDTLNCDKYSSMLLAKLITYKTSGNPFFIKIFLENMLNEHILEFDYENGKWTWDINKILKIKVDENSLDLLIKKIKNLPQNTIEILKLASCIGVEFDLKIVSYCNDRPIYQNTIDILAAIRMGIISPVSKDFSSFSKDNTISHINKFINKYMFCHDHIHEQFYSMIKKEEKKTFHFKIGNVLFNNFSDNQMEINIFDIVNQLNKAHEVVKCENKIYDLVKLNLVAGKKAYASGAYSLALKYLKISSNLLKDESWETHYDLTYEVWLTFAKYQCLNGDFKIGEKLFNTILDNAKTKKDKATIYDMRITLYSYCGKYKQAIENGIFALNLYNIDIPIHPSKKHVNLEFIKIKISSRGKDERIFNKKDNINDEKKQIKEIFMHLKCPAMIFDKNLFYLITLKEINLILKYGAYESDIRAYIDYAILIDLYFEDYEKAYKFGKRALEIYENAKNVDFYKAEARFSMFVAPWGEGIDLSIQCMKKSYKNLLNSGEMIQVIHLLNSLIGFLFLRGDPLDKVKSSCEQYIKLSQNIKFNHIGHGIVTINQLLDNLTSKTTNRYSLISGDYNEDMQSMYISSLTGTGGYYTYKLFINYFYDNVKETKTLLKNVEGELEFYKGSFIEGLGCIYSTLSMIELCKEVNKGQKKKFWKKINSNLQKIKKWSDVSPLDYKSYYLLIKAQIYSINHNYSDAEQFFYKSMRSAAKNESFLNIGIICEKLGELYKSMGDEKLFEVYIIQAYKCYEKWGSTEKLKQLREKCPNAFLDDDEKHKDKVSLNNIVEDRIACTAAEIDNEKIDFLSIVKASQAISGEIVLEELLEKLMKILIQNVGAQRGCLILRRENDLFIEIEGDINKIYSMVSKHVNIDIFSNIPKLVINYVARTKKNVVLEDASKHNMFMHDSYILKNNIKSVLCSPIMNKGKFIGIIYLENNFSTDVFTKQRLNIVNMLSSQAAISIDNAYMYKTIKEFNEQLERKVEERTKSLNETMRYEELRTEFFANISHELRTPLNVIFGGQQMLELLIKNNMPMQNSDKIEKYMGTMKQNCYRLVRLINNLIDITKIDAGYFQVSLKNRNIVDIVETITLSVAEYIENNGINLVFDTDVEEKVIACDPDKIERIMLNLLSNALKFTEKGGNIQVNMYDKGNKIMISVKDDGIGIPKEKQNTIFDRFIQVDKSLSRNREGSGIGLSIVKSLVEMHGGKISLLSECGKGTEFIIELPNVQVKEKEEDSNKDSYLSSNKVERIKIEFSDIYSN